Genomic window (Carassius auratus strain Wakin unplaced genomic scaffold, ASM336829v1 scaf_tig00020362, whole genome shotgun sequence):
gcagagcactaattcccaGTACgcgtcaccatacttggccatgcactttcactttcactaaaacTGAACTAAATACAAACAGATAGTTTTTATAGTCTAAGACCAAGACCTCTAGAAACACAAGCTTAGTTACCACTGTTGAGTTTATTATCTACTGTTATTTAGGCTATGGAAATGGGTCTCAGATTTTCTCAAGTTTTGACCTAAACCTAATGCATCATTTAGTTGCTGGTAACATTAGACACCATCAAAAATGGGCTTGTGGCGAAGATGAAACTTTACTGGTCTGAACATATTCCAGCTTCCTCACTCAGATCAAACCTTTCAACAAATCAACCACTGTTTCCCACCACATTCCATCCTTTCAATTTCAAACAAAACAACACTCAATCCTTGATAGCCTTTTCCACATCCCACCCACCCCATAATGCCTCTTTACTTGTCTCATAAATCAAGCAACCCTTTCTAAAGGGACCCAATTTCTAAATTTTTTGCTCTCAGACTACCCTGAATGATCTAATGAGCAGTGTGGGTTTTTGCTTTTAGACATGTGATGTAGTACGGTGGGTTTGGGGCAGTCTGGACTTTGAATCAATGCAGTCTGACCCAGCCGCACCATTTCAAAGGGCCAAAACTGCAGCCCGTAACCACCATTAACTCTGTTTGCCGTGTCTGTCACATGTGGTATTTAAACTAAGGCTGAGGGAGGGTCAGTTTGAAGTTTCAAAGTGTGGAACATTCTTTTAACAGCCAGCCAGAAGCCAATTATAGAGGTAGCAGCTTTAGATGGGGCGGCAGATTAGGGGGCAAATAGTCTTTCTTAGGGTTTATTTTATGGTTCAGCACTCTTATAGCTGCTTGAGCCTTTTGATGATGATGTTTTTTATACTGAAACATGTGATGCAACCAGACTAATTTATGTAGTTACATAAATCCCTCAGCAGTGTAGCATGATCAAGCAGAAGTAATCAAATATGCAGATTTAGATAATCATGTTATTAATCAATTATCTTAATTTATGATGGTTGATTATTTGGCTTCTGCTGATACAGTACGTGCAATATTCAAATCAACAACATTACAGTCACCCcaatctgcagaaaaaaaaagaaaataaaagaaaacaaaataataataaaataaaagtatatatatatatatatatatatatatatatatatatatatatatatatatatatatatatatatatgtatatatatatatatatatgtatatatatatatatatgtatatatatatatatatatatatgtatatatatatatatatatatatatatatatatatatatatatatatatgcttgtccCCTGAATTATGATTAATGTTAAACTGGAAAATGCTTGTGCAGCAGAGGTGTTAAGTGTGGATTTTATGCCTTTCTTATGGTCAGTTTCCACAGGAGCATTTGCGAATTGTTGTGGTTCAACTGCCATGAGGCAGGTTGGAAAATATGGATAATTTCTGGCATTTCTATAAACATAAAGTTAGCATACTTCTGGGAGGCCTGATCCTTTAAAACGTGAACCCGTTGAACCTATAGTAGTCTCTAAGAAATGCTTTCCTATCAcacataaaatacatgtttactTAATGAATTCttgtttaataaaattttaaaaacaactaaataaataatacatttttacattttgtcatcatatttGTTGACTGACCACTGGACTTCAACTATGGCATCATCGCATCTGATGGGTGGAGAAGAGAACTGATGATGTAACTAGAGGAGATGTGAGAAATGCATGGGTGAGAGGACTGTCAGGAAAATCCCTTGTGGAATGCTTCACTGAATCCCACAGGAATGTGGTCGCAAAAACCTCTGCTGCACAACAACCAAGCAAGGGCATCCCTCTACCACCACCACCTTGCCAGCAAGACAGGGGAAACTGAACAAGAAGTGACATAAAAACCACAACACAGGATTTCCAGCTGCTTCATTTCAAGTGTTTACCCTTACAAACAGCATTACATCTTCTTTGATCCTTGTTAAAGACTGTGTCAAAAGCCATAAAAGCCACCTTAAGACATCTATGACCAAATTGTTTCTGTTGAATAGAACTGAAACATTTGTACATGCATGGCAGCTGTTTATTTGGGTGTTCAACAAATCATGTTTCAAGTTAATTTCAAAATCAGTTGAAATTGaacagaagcaaaaaaaaaaaaaaggaaaacagaacTGCAGGGGATAGATAGAATCCAAACTAGGCCTATTATTTGTGAAGGACTGTAGACTGCAGTCATAGCAAGTCAAGTCATAGCATGTTTCTCATCTCTTCAGCCTTCTGTCCATTATCTTGATACATGATCTCCATTCATATTTACTCAAACATCCTTGTTTGCTCTTTGTATGAGTCCAAAACATTTCACCTATCACATTAGACTAGACAAAGACCCAGTCCAAAACAAAGACTTGTTTGGGGTAAAAACACCAGTACTTTATAGACAGCATATTTTGGTTGAACATTGGTAATTTGAGCACTCAAATGAACTGGTTTAGAAGCAgtccaaacagaaaaaaaatgggatgttGAAATTGTGTAGCAATGGAAAATTGGTTCTGGCAGCCAAAATATGGCTCTGTAGTATTCAAGCTTTGTTCGCTTATGTCTAGAGAGAACAATAAAAAGATTTCAAATTATGTGCAGAACACCTACCTGCCTCCTAACTCTTGAGTTTTCACGTCTTGAGAGGAAAGTAAAATGAAGCTATGTGACCACACACCCCAGTGACTTCTGTCAACAGGTTTTCATTTCCCCAATGCCTGGAGTCTTTTCCATTACATCATTAGatagtgacctttgacctttctcAGCAACTGATACATGCATACTCTTAGCTGGCCAAATTTAGTCCTGTTTGCTGATCACATCAGTCTTACCAGTTTTAGAATTGGTTCATCATTTAGAGCCACCTATAACCAGTCATCTAGCCCACTCTTTAAAGTTACCTTATTCCCCTCCCAACTGTTTTCCGACATTGTCTGCTTTTCCATCATCCTCTTTATGAGCAGTGTGCCAGCTTGAATAAACTCTATGAGGGGGTTTCAGATATGCTTCTGTTCAAAGGGCTGGCAGCAAGTTGTTTCTGAAATATTCTGTTGGTGGTAAAGTTTCAGTCCTCCTTTATCTTCCTAGGGATGTAGTAAGCATGaaattaaagaatttatcttTTCTTCACTGAGGCAGATATGTAGCTGCAGGCACTAAAAGAGCTTAATGCAGAGTATGAAATGATTTGTGCCACACACAGCTACTGTATGTTTATTTAGCCCCCAGACTCGGAGCATGGTCCAtcttgctcatatatatatattatgtattttatatattcagccCAGTTGGAATGAGAGGTTGTTGACAGACAGGGCACATTACAATCTTCAACACTGGCAACACTGTTTCCAGACTAGAGGGAAAGAGTGTGGACAAGAGAATGAagaggaggacgaggaggaagGGGGGGCAACAAGCAAGCCGAAAGTGAAGATTCCCATATAAGGCAAGTCTTCCTCTAAGACTGTGTGCATGTAGTAACAGTATGTCTGCTGGCAGGGGGATAACATTCTTTCACCTCCCATTTCTTCTTTGGGAGTTTTTCATTTCCGATTCGCCAGCTGGCAAGAGGCAGTCCTCCGATTCATAATAGTGTGGAGGGGAGTCTGTGGatccttcttttttatttttataaaagaaaatattcaaaCACTTCAGTCTAGCCACTTTCCTGCTGCCCTTCTGTCTGCTGTCTGAAGGAGCAAAATAGAATCATACCACACCTGAATCCAGAATCTAGAGCCAGAAAAAAACTTATGCAAGATgcaagtctaataataataataaatctagaattaagaattaatattttcaacatataggtttagcctttttttttaaagcatgcttACATACAGTATACACGTTAAATCAAATAATCCACCAAGACATTAAAGCTGTGCCACAAGAGATTTTGTTCTTCTCTGGAACCAATATATTTAAGATCTGCTTTTAAAATGAAAGTCAGTGATGTCTTTTCATTGTATagacaatatattaaaaatcaGATTTGAAGATTTGGAAAGACATAAAGATGAGTAAATAATTACCAGACTTAAATAATGATGTTCATTTAAGGGTCTACCGTCCTTTAACTGCATAATGGCCACTTCATTATCATCAACTGTCAATCATCAGTTATTTAGAGAACAAGCATGCACACATCTATCTCTAAGACAAATTGCATAAACTCCAACCAAGCACTGCAAGGTAATGCTAGAGACTGCACTTTTATTTTGCTGTGTGACAGCCCAGGAATGTTGGATGGCAGTGGGTGCAGGTCTAGTGGACGGGGAGAGGGGAGTGGAGAGTGGAGGGGGCAGGAAACTAGGAAAGAATGCCAGGAATGCCCATGTTTATCCAGCGTTCCATTGAGGTAGAGGCAGCCCACCGCAATGTGGTGTGTATAAAGGTAGCTCAGCTGCTGCTGAAGAATCAGAACACTCGACGTCCTCCAGAGAGAAGCAACAGTCGCTCGACACTGCTCAGCCTAACCTTCATACCGAAGCTAAATTCTAGCTTTCACTCGACACGATCAAGAGGAACTGGATTCAAAGACTACACAACGAGATCAACTTGATCAAATCTGAAGAGgagactgcattttttttaaagagattggAAAGAAGTGGTCATCATGTTTTCTGGAATGAATCGAAGAGTGCTTGCTTTGCTGTGCCTGACTTTCTGTGGATGGGTAAGTCCTTTAAATGCACTATTATGAGAAAGAGACCACTCTCTTGTTTAAATGCATGTAGAAATCCAGACTATTAATGATTAGCAAGATCAGGCTATAACTTTAATCTTTTGCCGCCAGACACAAATACCTCATAAAATGCCACATTTTAACCCTTTGAAAGATATCTTTTAAGGTCAGTGTTGAGCAAATGTACAAAGTCTAACAGAGCATGTGTTATATTCCTCAGGCTACGGCTCAGGAGTGCAGTGGACAATGCCAATGTCCTGATGTACCACCCCAGTGTTCGCCCGGTGTGAGCCTGGTGCCGGACACTTGTGGGTGCTGCCGGGTGTGTGCCAAGCAACTGGGCGAACTTTGCACAGAGCGAGACGTTTGTGACCCCCACAAAGGCCTTTACTGTGACTACGGCTCCCCAAGCAACCGTCGTATTGGAGTCTGCACAGGTAAGGATATTGACTGTTGACATACAGACACTGAATCTATAGTTGTTGAGTTGAGTCAGAGTTGTAAACCATTTTCTTTCCCCATCCCACAGCAAGAGAAGGTGCCACTTGCGTGTTCAGTGGAATGGTGTATCGCAGCGGAGAGTCCTTCCAGAGCAGTTGTAAATACCAGTGCACGTGTCTAGACGGCGCTGTAGGTTGCGTGCCCCTGTGTGGAATGGATATTAGGCTCCCCAGCCCTGACTGCCCGATGCCCCGCAGGGTGAAGGTCCCAGGGAAGTGCTGTGAGGAGTGGGTGTGTGACTCCCCTCAACAGAATACCTTTGTGGGACCAGCTTTGGCAGGTGAGCATTCTTTGACCTCGACTGTTCTCTGAGTCAGAACTGTCACAGTGGTGATTCAGTGAGTCATACATATTCAGACACAGTAATGGTCTCCATTAAGGAGGTTGGAATGAATTCCAGTGCAATGATGTAATGATATGAATATTTGGATGACATCATGCAGATCTAAAGAATGTGTTAAGTAAcaattttgtcttattttgtagCTTACAGAGAGGAGGAGACATACGGGCCCGATCCCTCCATGATGAGAGAGAACTGCCTGGTTCAGACCACAGAATGGAGTGCATGCTCAAAGACCTGCGGCTTGGGAATCTCTACTCGTGTCACCAATGACAACCGCGAGTGCCGTCTTGAGAAGCAGTCCCGCCTCTGTATGGTTCGCCCCTGCGATTCACACCTAGAGGAGAAAATCAGGGTAAGCAGCAACCTACCTTCCAAACCAATCACAGCACGGCTCACTCTTGGTTCCACTGATGCATAATGATGACGTCACAGAACTTGATGGCTAACTTTTCATTTTATGCTTTTACAGAAAGGGAAGAAGTGTATCCGCACACCACGAGTCTcaaaacccatgaagtttgagaTTTCTGGCTGCAGCACCACCAAGTCTTACCGGCCCAAGTTCTGTGGCGTTTGCACGGATGGACGCTGCTGCACACCTCACAGAACCGCCACCTTGCCCATGGAGTTCAAGTGCCCAGACGGCCAAGTCATGAAGAAGCAGATGATGTTCATCAAGACCTGCGCATGCCACTACAACTGCCCCGGGGAGAACGACGTCTTTGAGTCCATGTATTACAAGAAGATGGTCGGTGACATGGCGTAAGGAGACAGTGACAGCAACGCCAAGGAGTTCCATGCAGTGACTGTCCACTTGAATCTAGCAGATATCCATCTCATATCTCAGCACAAGtaattgtttgtctttttatggttttttgctttcattttacattattttttttgagtgtatgtaTTTTGTACATGGACTACATTTGTCATGGTGGATGTCTAAGGTTAGGGGGTGGGGATTGTAAAATGACCGGGCTCTGTTCGGACGCCCCATAAAAAACATTACTGCACTAATAGTCCGACTCTGTGACGCCCAATGTCACTGATTGGCAGATGATGCCAAGCCCCTCCCCCAAACTGTGGTGGGTAGATTCAGATTCTGAGAAAAATAGTAAGAAACCGGAAGGCAGCTTTTAGCCCTTGAAGCTAATCGCCTCACCAAGCCGATAGAAGGCagaagaaagagacagagaaactgATGTGCTCTTATATTTAGTTGATTTTGTCAGCTCAGATTTTGATTGAGCTGAAACAAGACATGAAGTTTGGCCAAGAACTATGAAGGTTAATATAGCACTGAGTGTTTGACTTCGACTGTCTGGCCCCTCCTGATGGGAGAGCGTCAGTACCCCTGTCAAAAAGACTGGATGAATTGTAGCTTCATtctatttttattacagtatcTATTTTTTGAAAGCTGTAAATAATGTACATATTTTGTACATCTTaagttaatttaaattcaaagcatttgatGTCTTGCTTATTTTCTTGCTTCACCAAGTTTAAATAATAGCTCCATGTGCTGACTTGACTGTTCTTCTT
Coding sequences:
- the LOC113076395 gene encoding connective tissue growth factor-like, with product MFSGMNRRVLALLCLTFCGWATAQECSGQCQCPDVPPQCSPGVSLVPDTCGCCRVCAKQLGELCTERDVCDPHKGLYCDYGSPSNRRIGVCTAREGATCVFSGMVYRSGESFQSSCKYQCTCLDGAVGCVPLCGMDIRLPSPDCPMPRRVKVPGKCCEEWVCDSPQQNTFVGPALAAYREEETYGPDPSMMRENCLVQTTEWSACSKTCGLGISTRVTNDNRECRLEKQSRLCMVRPCDSHLEEKIRKGKKCIRTPRVSKPMKFEISGCSTTKSYRPKFCGVCTDGRCCTPHRTATLPMEFKCPDGQVMKKQMMFIKTCACHYNCPGENDVFESMYYKKMVGDMA